A DNA window from Desulfatiglans sp. contains the following coding sequences:
- the rplM gene encoding 50S ribosomal protein L13: MKTYVAKEQEIEKKWYLVDAQDMILGRLASQIASHLRGKHKPIFTPHADTGDFVVVINAEKVSLTGNKWDNKIYYHHSGYMGGLKQISAKKLIEKKPDQVLYMAVKRMLPKNSLGRRQLKKLKIYAGSEHPHVAQNPQLLKM; encoded by the coding sequence ATGAAGACATATGTTGCCAAAGAACAGGAAATAGAAAAGAAATGGTACCTTGTAGATGCACAGGACATGATACTTGGCCGTCTGGCCAGTCAGATTGCCTCGCATCTTCGGGGAAAACACAAGCCAATTTTTACTCCCCATGCTGATACCGGTGATTTTGTGGTTGTTATTAATGCCGAAAAGGTCTCTCTTACAGGCAATAAATGGGATAATAAAATATATTACCATCACTCCGGGTACATGGGAGGTCTCAAGCAGATCTCTGCCAAAAAATTAATTGAAAAGAAACCTGATCAGGTTCTCTATATGGCTGTAAAAAGGATGCTCCCCAAGAACAGCCTTGGAAGGCGACAGTTAAAAAAGCTTAAAATATATGCAGGTTCTGAACACCCACATGTTGCCCAGAATCCTCAATTGTTAAAGATGTAG